tttatattaatttgaattacttTGAACTGTAATTCATAACAaaccattttttataaatttagctTGACTAGTAACTAGCTACCTTAAGTAAAATTGACCACTAAAACTgattttgcaattttaaaaagatataaagcATTAGCAGTTTGTTCTATTTTACTTCTCAGTTTATTTTGTGTATCTACCGCATAAATTAATTCTCtttggttttgttttttttttctcagattATATCCTGAATATTATCAAGCGATGAATAATTTAGCTAATCTACTCAAAAACGAAAAGAAGTTTACTGAAGCGGaattttacttcaaaaaaGCTATTAGCCTTAAGTGAGTAAAGAACTTATATCATTGTAATATccatttatataacaattgtAATGGCatgcaattatttatttttaatctgttatttACAGACATGACTTTCCCGCGGCCTGGATGAATCTCGGCATTGTTCTCGCTAACCAGAAGCGTTATAATGAATCTCTAAAAGCTTACAAAACAGCGCTTCATTATCGACAACACTATTCAGATTGCTTATATAACATGggaaatttggtaaaaatttaattttcgacAACACACGCATTTAACACTGTATGATAGGCACTAGGCAGACTTTACAGATTTCAATTTGGCGCGATCCCAGCCCACGTTTATGACCTCAtccacattcatacatccatGTATAGATGCTTATGAGGTTAACTTGCATCCGtcaattgttaaataaaatttgggCGGTGCCAGTTGGACGATGAGTTTATTAATGCGTGTTAACCTTAAACTGAAATCTGTAAATTCCGAAAATATTTCCTGTAAAACACCTTTCTAACAAAAGTAACATTAGctttatttacacatttatatcACTTAACTTTATCTCATAATTTTCAGAAAAGTACTGAAAAAGTGAAACCTCGTAAAGGCTACAAAATATGACGTACCTCTGTTTACTTTACATTGgcgttaaatttatttagtttgaaattttttaatataaatttaacttaacttaaaatattatgtttgtaaaatttcgtattaattaattaagaatggcTTAACGTGTGATCGtgcggtgacggcaccgactagtttcggacccgtcgagggtccatcttcagggcgagagTTGTCCTCagaataaacactcgccctgaagatgggtccgaaactagtcggtgccgtcaccgcacgatcacacgtgagttaagccgttcttaattaattaattattatgtctcacgaaagtttaaacaatttaaatttcgtattatttttacagtacTTGGAATTAAAAGACACAGAGTCAGCGAGAGACAGCTGGACGGCTGCTATTAGTTACAATCCAAAACACACATTCGCATGGACTAATTTAATTGCTATGCTGGATAACACGGGTAATAGAGCTATTTGTCTAAGTTTTTGTATTgccataaaaaaatcactggAAAACTACTTAACATACCTCATATCACTATGccattttttctatttgtatggagattataaattaatgggTGGAtggaattttaaatcattctctgacattttaaaatatgcataAGAAGGTTATCTGAAATAGCCAATTTTCTATACCTAACATCCCTGTTATGGATAGGCAATTCATATTATGAATTCCCTAAAATTAGGGTCCGATCACAGAACCGCGGCAGGAGAGCAGAGCAAGTTTAATCCCAAATGAAATTGATCTTTATATGATTAaaagaatgtttaattttactcttCCTTTTGATAAGAAAAGACGTGCTAAGTAACATTAAAACTTGTTTAGatcatataaatttcaatttattttgccATCAAAAATCTGCTCTGCTCTCTCTCATTAGAAATTCGGTCCAGGACGGACCCCGGTCGGTCTGAATggaatataatgaaataatggaCCCTTACAGTTTCCAGTTCTATTGAATTCTTCGTATATTGCAAAATATTGAGATTTACTGACCAAGCGACTTGTCTAGTTATGTGACATAGCCAAtagtagatttattaatacttcATTGATTTTAGGACAAACTGAAAGAGCTCTACAAATAATACCAGAAGCACTCTCTCAGTTACCAAAGACTCCTTCACTACTATTTGCCGTTGCTAATATGTATGGTAAAATAAATCGATTTACGGAGGCGgaagaactttttaaaaatgcaatagACCTATTTGGTGAACAAATTAAAGCCGTTCACTATAGCAACCTTGGTAAGACGAACTCACAGTGATTATTTGATTACTAAAGAAGATTAAATCTGACGAATTAAtggcttttaattattttgctttttagGTGTTTTATATCATCGTTGGAAAAAATACGACTTAGCCAAAGAAATGTATCAACGAGCACTTCAAATTGATCCTGCATTTAAGAGcgctaaaaaaaatcttgcacTACTGCACACTTAATCATAAATTATGAATCTCTCGAGATATTTTATTCACGTAACAGCAATAACAGCGATTTAGTAATACAATTatcgttttattaataaaccatTGTTTGATCTATACTTTAATATAAGGCGGAAGtacattattcataaaaaatatttagcacATAAGACTAcatatatgaattttaaaagcaatcTGGAACGCAAAAGTCTCAattgttgatataaaaaattttgtttttgaattttccGTTACTATTCTATCTTACAGATCAATTTTTCCAGTCACTTCCTTTAATAAGCCTACTTCAACCCTCTCCAAGCTAAAGTCTTGTGACAGAGAGAAACAATCATCAGGAACACACTACTCGTCAGTCACCCTCACAGGAGCTCGGTACCTACcataagttaggggtgactaggccatagtcaccCCTACTACGATGAGCCAAtgtgggttggttgacttcacatttatctttgttttcacaatgttttccaattgaaaaacacattggtacttGGCCGGTGTAATTAATTTAGGGCctgcctggtttacattatgccagtactgTCTACAATTAGTAAACACTAATTGGGACCAGTGAACCAAAGCAGACCAGCACTACCGTTTTACTGTTCTAGCATGATATAAAACAGGCATTATGCCTACCGATTAGGTAGAAACCTAAAATGGGACTTTCGAGTTCTAGTGTCAATGGTAGTTTGATTGTGGTTTagggttaaaaaaatagatttttttttaatttactgttaCTGACGCTGTTGTCGATTCGACGAATAGATTTTTCGAACTATTCTAAATGCAAATGACTTTTTATGCTGATACAAATATGTTTGGCTAAATAGTTTGGTAGTCAtgccataaaattaaaaaagtgtttggTCTTTGTTTGACAGAAACCAAATTGTCGAAATGTCAATGGACTTCTattgtaatttcaaaatatctcAAACCGGCGTAACGCAATATATctgttaaaaatagtaaatgataaaaagaaattgaaatgaattttACTCCGGAACTAACTGCTCTACAAGGAGTTATGATATCGGCGGATAATATTAACTCATTTTCTAAATTGACTGCGAAAGGAGGTAAGATgacaaaatttttaagaactataaataaattcacttaattttaatactaactTAGCCTATATCATGCCAAacttaatatcaattttaatttttaaaatattcaattattccAGGATATGAGGATGAAATTGAAGAAGTTATAACAACtataaagcattttttatggaaagaaaaatatgcaGATCAGCATTCATTAGTAGAAAGTACTATTAGTATCACACgtaaatttgcattttatataatactcaATTCTGATTTACGAATATTGGAGAGCATGGTAGAAATGGATGGTATAGATTTCCTCATTTGGACTATACCTACTGTGCCCAAGTGTTTAATGTGTGAGATGATCTGGAAACTGTATATGGATAGATTTGTTGGTGAAATTATTGCATTCTGCTGCCCTAAACTAAGTATAGAAGTGGCAGAAGCATTTACAAATCACATGAAATATCTTAATCCAACAGAAAGTGCTGATAAAGTTAAACTTGTAACAGCAGCATGCTACAAACTTATATGCAggcttaacttttttaatattgatgaaAGGTTATTAAATTCTCTTCTAATCATTTTCCAAAAGTGTGTGAAGTATTTTTCGAATCCTCCCAATGTAGGAAAACTAGAAGGACTAAGgcgaaatcaattttataaatacttggGGGAAAGCCTCTATAAACTATTAATTCTGCTCCATGAGTGCTTGGAAGAATTTAATGGTgtccaaaaatataaattaagtgaAGAAGTTGATATTTACATGCTTACCTATAATGATGAAATAGTTGTAAATAAGCATGATGTTAGAACTGTTGAGAGTAATAACATGATATTAGAGTGCCTCCATAAGTGTCATGAGGCACTGATGGAGAGTCTGCAAGAGCTTGTAATGGGTGTCAGTGTTGATGTGTTTTGTACATGGAGTGAATTTGAAGAGAAAGGCAAAACAATGCAACAGATAATAGGAGAGCTTTCTTACAAATTGCGCCCCAAGCTAGAGAGAGTAGTAGAACATCCAGTGGTTCAAATGTTGGAACAGATTTCTTGTAAACCTGTGGAAGTTGAAGATGTTATTAACACAACCAGCTCTGAAGAtatcattgaaaatattaacactcATGATAGAGCTTTGTGGCTCCAAGCATTATTGAAAAAGGACAATCTATGTAAAGATTTATCTTTAGTACAAACTCTTATTTCAAACCTGGATATACTCAAGAAAGATGATTTTGATAAGTTGTACGAAACATGCATTGAGCACATCAATAATTCTACTGAAAATATAGAAGCAGTAAAGCTGCTAGCtatcaaaacatttcaatattgtGATATTAGttctaaatacaatataatagaCAAAACTTTTATAGACAATTGTTTCACCAATAAAATGGAAACCACAGAATTTAACGAAAtgacagtaaaaatatttaacaaacttaTATCAACACCAGATACAGATGTCACTGATATTTTAACAGTGTTTATCCAAAATCCGAAAAAGATATTTCATAAGATATTCATTTTGGCTACAGAAAATGCACAACAAAGTGAAATTATGGGCAGGATTTTGAAACATTTGGAAAAATATTCCAACTTTTATTACAATCAAGACACAGATGAATGTGTTATAACAATCTTAAAAGATATTATCGTGGGAGAGTTGGACAGTGaagcaaaacaaaacaatttttttaattttgttagttgtgtgaaggaaaataatattatatctgGAGCCAAGCTTCTCCTTTTGGTTGTTATGCCAAATTTGCATGATGCATTATTGACTAGAAGACATGCTCAAATTTATGTTGCAGTAAAAATGCTCTCTATGGTCTACACTTTAGAAGAATTGTTAGAATACAGAGCACCAATGCTAGCAATTATTGCACAAGTATTAGATGTTGAGCGCTGGAAAATGCATACCTTTGATAATATTTGTCCATCATGTGTAGAATTGGCAATCAAATTGCAAACATCTTTAATGGAAAcctatcaaaatataatacctG
This sequence is a window from Papilio machaon chromosome 3, ilPapMach1.1, whole genome shotgun sequence. Protein-coding genes within it:
- the LOC106712314 gene encoding uncharacterized protein LOC106712314, coding for MNFTPELTALQGVMISADNINSFSKLTAKGGYEDEIEEVITTIKHFLWKEKYADQHSLVESTISITRKFAFYIILNSDLRILESMVEMDGIDFLIWTIPTVPKCLMCEMIWKLYMDRFVGEIIAFCCPKLSIEVAEAFTNHMKYLNPTESADKVKLVTAACYKLICRLNFFNIDERLLNSLLIIFQKCVKYFSNPPNVGKLEGLRRNQFYKYLGESLYKLLILLHECLEEFNGVQKYKLSEEVDIYMLTYNDEIVVNKHDVRTVESNNMILECLHKCHEALMESLQELVMGVSVDVFCTWSEFEEKGKTMQQIIGELSYKLRPKLERVVEHPVVQMLEQISCKPVEVEDVINTTSSEDIIENINTHDRALWLQALLKKDNLCKDLSLVQTLISNLDILKKDDFDKLYETCIEHINNSTENIEAVKLLAIKTFQYCDISSKYNIIDKTFIDNCFTNKMETTEFNEMTVKIFNKLISTPDTDVTDILTVFIQNPKKIFHKIFILATENAQQSEIMGRILKHLEKYSNFYYNQDTDECVITILKDIIVGELDSEAKQNNFFNFVSCVKENNIISGAKLLLLVVMPNLHDALLTRRHAQIYVAVKMLSMVYTLEELLEYRAPMLAIIAQVLDVERWKMHTFDNICPSCVELAIKLQTSLMETYQNIIPEKESLWLKNKLKDKNPMNMYYYRKLWATSGENYLEILTGIKVHEAVDVENLTFSLSQILCFTVADEWYQLWESFSTLSNTIKLDIFHKSLSMIATAEKDHRTVSTWACLLHCFRNFLLLVRYKYIHEPVDENQVVTIVNKLASFANLLLESETEEFNSISLPLLAYIAEVTKDRILDVPTGDIKNETFAGLVQKLFSKENV